The Mycoplasmopsis caviae sequence AATAAAAGTAATCAGATAACTGATGGTGGTGCTTGAAAAATTTCAATCACTCTCATCATAACTGTATCAATTCATTTTCCAGCATGGAAGCCGAGTATAGCACCAACTGCAACACCAATAACAACTTCAATAGTAGCAACAATTAGTGCAATTTTGATTGAACTTAATGCACCAAATCATACTGATGTTCAAATATCAACTTCTTTAAATGTTGTTCCAAAGTATGTTTTCAATGTTGGCATTGAGTTAACAATTTGTTGAATATCTGAAGCACTTATACTACTTCCTTTTGATATTGCATGAGTGTAAATATAGTTAGCTTTTCAGAAACTATATGCATTATAAGTTAATAATTGTGTATCATAATCTGCTTTAATATCACTTAGATATTGATCAAGTGGCCTAAATGAAATAGTATTGTTTCATGCAACCATTCTTTCATATGTGATAAAGTTGTCTGCATTAGTTACAATTGGACTAAAAAGTGGTGGTAAATTTGATGTTAGTTCATTCCCGTCTTTAAATATTTTGCCAGTAGCTGAATATGGAGAAGTTAAAGTTACAATAATTCCAGTTAATATTAGTGTTATAAAAACTGCAAAAGCAATTAGTACAACTGGGTTTTTGAAAAATCGTTTGCAAATTTCATAGAATAAAACCTTTGGTTTACCAACAATGTTGGTTGACTTTTTTTCTTTGTCAGCAAACTTAATTTTTTCAATTAAATCTTGTGGAATGTTGTACTTTTTGTTAAAAGTTTTTTGTTCCATAATTTTATGCTTCTCCTTTTGCTAATAATTCTTGATCTTGTTGCTTAAATAATTCTTTTTCAGCCTTAATACGAGCTTTCTTAGCTTTAATAACTTCAAATCAGTTAATTCCACCACCTTTTGAATACTTAATTCTTGGATCAATTAGTGTAAATGTTACATCAACAAGAACATCGGTAAATAATGATAAAGTAGTAAAGAATAAGATATTAAACATTACAATGTTTGTTTCTCCATTAGGAAATGCATTAATAATTAAGTCTGAGGTACCTTTAACTAACCAGAATCTTTCAATAATAATACTTCCGCTTAATAGTGTAATATATGAAGGAATAATAATAGCAGCTAATGGAATTGATATGTTTCTAAAAACATATTTAAAGAAAATTTGTGAACCGCTCAAACCTTTAGTTTTAGCAATT is a genomic window containing:
- a CDS encoding ABC transporter permease; its protein translation is MEQKTFNKKYNIPQDLIEKIKFADKEKKSTNIVGKPKVLFYEICKRFFKNPVVLIAFAVFITLILTGIIVTLTSPYSATGKIFKDGNELTSNLPPLFSPIVTNADNFITYERMVAWNNTISFRPLDQYLSDIKADYDTQLLTYNAYSFWKANYIYTHAISKGSSISASDIQQIVNSMPTLKTYFGTTFKEVDIWTSVWFGALSSIKIALIVATIEVVIGVAVGAILGFHAGKWIDTVMMRVIEIFQAPPSVIWLLLFISAAGTSEGILILGLLFVGWTWPIRATRMFIITVKDEEYITAAKSVGASTTRQIFLHALPAILGKIAMNYVRRIPAIILSIASLAFLGFYNKDTDINLGKFINDNIIDSRTNVWLMWLPTLILLTLSVSLQFIAIGLHDALDPRVIKVKG